In the Vanessa atalanta chromosome 13, ilVanAtal1.2, whole genome shotgun sequence genome, gTTATCAATTATGGTTTGTGTCTGAAGTGCCAGTGTCAATGGGTGTCCACCTTAAAATGTACCAAACATTTCCGtaccgaaaataataaaaaaatgactacattatataattatttttttacgcataaaggagataatttaaatataaaatgacgcAAAATTGCTATAACTTTATACTTAACAGCTTAATATTTTACctgttcatatttattaagcttctataagtttgttttttgtGAACTCtagttaaaatttcaattttgtaaCGAAGCGAATATAATCAGTGATAAcgataatgatataaattaaatccaaTTATAATCACATCAACTTGTACTATGTCAAGATTTAAACGATGATGTTGCTTTATTCATTTCAAattgtttctttaaaatttaaatgaatgaatgaagagACAAAAACGACAAACTGAACATAACTAAATGAGGAATGTCTCTTTAGTTTCAGAGTACATTCCCGGCGGCGAGTTGCTAGCTTTACTGGAAAAGTACGCAAAGTTACCAGAGGAACTTGTGAAGATATTTGTATCTGAGATTGCTATAGCTATTGGTgagtataatacatataataaaattggagtgtctgtttgtaatattaaaataaccgctttttactaaatgcatttaCCAAATATATACACGATATATCATAGAACTAGATGTGCCAAGTACCAATAACCgaaacaattgaaatatttttttacagacttCCTGCACAACGCTGGTGTGATATATCGTGATCTCAAACCAGAAAACATTCTCTTAGATTCTGATCTCCACATTCAGCTGGTGGACTTCGGGCTGTCCAAGTGGTTGTCCATCGGCTCGCGGACCACGACGCTCTGCGGCACACTCAAATATATGGGTAAGTCTCGCTCACTAGCGAATAATAGTCCTCCACCACAAATGTCGACGGACTAAAACGGCCATTTTCCGTTTCAGTGTGGGACTCGATGCGTTGCATATTTTAAACTCGAAATGGCGCAATACGTCGCACACGACCTTTCCGATACCCCACTGAAAATCTTCGGAAGTCTGTAATCGAAATATTATTGGGCGATTATGTCAGTATTCGAGGCGAGTGCGCGCGCGACTTGCCAGTGACGGGCGAGATGAACGCACGCAGCATAGAGTTCGAAATGTCCATGGAGGGTAGGCAAGTGGACGAGGTGGTCGCCAGCATCTTCCACACGGTGCTGTTCCATCGCTCGAGCGGCAAGTTCACGTACAACAACGAGGAGAGCTACTCGATACGGACGGTCAGCTACGTGGACGTGGACTGCGACTTCATCGACTTCACGTACGTGTGCTGCGAGTCGGAGGCGCTGGGCCGCCTGGTGCGGCGCGAGGTGTCGGACTTCTCGGAGCTGCTGCGCGGCGCCGACGGCTCCAGCCCGCCGCGCGGCTCCATCAGCCTCGAGTTCTTCCAGAAGCGCCGCGCGCGCTGGCCCTTCCAGCCCGAGTGCGTGCCCTGGGAGGTGTGGACGGTCTGCTGCGAGCTCACCGAGTCCCGCAACGAGCAGGACATGCACGCCAAGCACGAGAGCGTCGTCGAGATGCTGCAGGACAAGATCGTCTTCATCACGGAGATCATCAACCGCCACGAGTACGTCCCGAAGATGCCGAGCCGGTCGGATGCCGACCTCATCTTCGACACGACGTACGCAGACATCCAGCCGTACCTGTTCAAGATCCACTACAACCTGTCCGGCGCCCCCCCCACGTCGGTCGGCAACACGGTCCGGAAGCTGATACGCGACACGCTGTCCTTGTGATGTACGGTGACCTGCTGTGCTCTGTACTTTCTGAGCCGGGACGTGAACGgatcgttttatatatttgggttgctggttttaaaattttgtgataTCGTTTGGGAGCTGGTCTACGCGAGGAGAGGTCCGTGAGTTATTATTTTGGATCCTTTCGTCCCAGAGCGTGACGTCGCACGTGTTTGATTTTGTTGAACTTTAGTTAGAGTTTTATTCATCAGAAgtgcaattatattattgtgaacgGGGgagaatgtaaataattaaaattatatcgtacctatatttatatataactataatatataatattattcgcaATGTTGTAACTGCAATAATGTACTTATGCTAATATTTCGCACTAtcgaaatgtaattatttattattttattatttcacgcGGACTAATAATTGTTTAAGTCGCTTTTgcgtaatgttaataataaaacttttcgtttctatataattagtagtaatatcaattataattataataaacggaGCTCTAGCTCGAAAAGCTGGTTGAAGTgtccatttaattttttttttaagatttgacaaatgttttctttcattatATCCTAGTTATTTTTCGTATTAACGCATTCTGAGTGAAATTTTATGATAAGTAACATCCTGTATATTAGGTTTACAGTCATAGGTTTAAAATAagacgaattatattataaagagttttaAGTTGTAGCTGTAACGTCACTTATCAAATTCTGACAcgtaggatttttttttgtgttatacgTGTTAGTGGCGAAGAattcaaattgttattaaaattaattttagaattttatgaacatcgataattttaagattaacgACTGAGTTTACGCTCGGTGTAATATAGTATAGTCTATTGACTATTgggtgttttatattaaaaaaagaaaaagaaaatgctTTGTGATATTTGCATGAAACATTCGCCGATTTTCGTCgttgtatagatatatatgtatatgaaatattattttgtgtgtCAACGTTTTTAGATTAGATCGTCGTATCGAAGATATTAATTCTATAACATAagtgttgtatatatttaaaatgtataggagaatattacaaattttctcatttaatatttttcttcagatagtgaatttatttcaacattgaGAGCTTTATGAAACTAATGCTTAGTTATTGGTTATTATTTCCACGATTCTAAAGCGCGGATTGGTtggtatcaaatatttattacgtcgCTTATGGATGGTGGAAGTCGTCCCACATAGAAAGGTGCATGATATATCatagtatgtatttatgtaggtAACAAATTGTTTCGCCTTccgtttatttaaacaataaaactaaattttcatattataaagtaagtaGTGTTTAgtgttataacatataaaacaaCAACCATAGGTCTGAATCTTCACCTCGATATATTCTTACACAGATACAAAATTCTAtcgatatagaatatttttagcgCATAGAGAACTattcatttttacattatagCTGTTTATTATGTATCAAATGTCACTAAATAATACAATGTATCGCCCTCTTTAACTGTAATTATGAACTCTTTAAAGTATATATCAAGGCACGTTAATCTATAATTGAGGTCCTTCTTAACTGATGCTGTAATATCACGTCGGTCCAATCGTAAACATCAGATAGTAATCGCGTATATTacagatgaaaaatatattatagccttTGAAGTTGAAAAATTGCTCTTTAAATAACTAGTTACCTGTTTAATCTGTACAAGAACCCGAAAATGTAAAGAATGTTCTAGAATAAAGAATGGATGATTGAtactaattgtaaaaaaatataagagctTGCACTACACGTGACAGGAGTGACGCATTGCATTAGGAACGGTTGATAGATATCCGACCTAGAAATGGCTCTCATCGCGCCATAGAGGGACCTCGGTATTCCGTTTGGTTTCGTTGTCTTTTAATGTTCTCTTACATCTGGGCGGAGGAATGAATCCATCCATGATTAAACTTCTAATTATTTACTTTCCTACCTCATTTTGTGACTCTAGCTTTAGCGTGTTCGCATCTCTATTGGAAAAATAGTTTCCTATATGTaactataattaacaatataatttcgtCGCCAAAGATGAGGCTGTACATTGCAATTGCTGAttgattattcaaattttactataacttatataatatgagGATTGTATACTGTATTGCAGGGGCAGGAGTAGATATGGAAAGGCACATTTATATACATCCGATTTTCTAATAGcttgttatgtatgttattgataaatatattttcatttataatgcCTGATTGTATTGATCTGTATTCCACTCATATTCACATTAAAAATGCGATTATTTTCTCCATctaaaataatctatggtattgtaataaatataatataaataccatAGATTTTTTAGACCGACCAATGATGTCAGATCTATTCAAGGTCACGGTTGTCTATTTCTCTCTACTCCCGCAATTGCAATAAGCTATAGTTATTTATTGTGCCCGTGTCGGTTCCATATCAGCTAGTACCTCGTTAATTCTCCCGACTGGATCGTTTAACAATAATCCAGTGCTAcgacaatataaattatctaaacATTACCTTGATGGCGTGCCTCGttcttaatgttatttttaggcactgtaaattttaataaaattgcactTGCTATGGCCTTATTTGAAAGATGAATATATCTTAATGTGGATGGCTGTTACATGTTAGTGTATGATGAAAGTTAGTATATGTTGTGATTTATGagttcaaaaataaacaaaaatcttagtcttgtgataatttatataaaaatgtgaataaatgatggagtattaatatttttttatttttattgtacataccTATCtacctttaattatattatacgtttgatcattttattatttaacatatattttagttcTAATTATACTGTGTAGGTACATTGTTTGAGTGTACTGTTTcatcttatatttaatgatttttaaatatattgaaaattaccGAACGTATCGGTATATGACTGTGTACAATCGACGCGAAATTGTCTGTACATGGTCCCCCTTCTTTATTTAATGTCGGGCGTTTAACAGCTGGTTTATCGTACTTGTATAAAGTTACAGTAGAATTAATGGATCTAAATtagaaatatacattacattacagtatttttataaaattgatttaattgcaaataaaatgaaaatattcacgATTTCAAATGTTGCATTATTGTGTTTAGTGATTTTTCTCGTTCTTTCATTGTTGACTTGTCGTTTGTGAGAAGAAAGCGGCATTATTTAACTCATTACCCCTCAATAACATTTGTAAATAAGGTCGTTAATATTTTGGATGATTTACATTATCGTTGAATAATAAAACTGCAAGTGAATCAAAAGTGACATCAGGACTTCGTGTGCTACACGACATCGAGATTCCTTCCATCgaagtaaatatacataattgtttattttacataatatgttgCTTCAGTGTGAATGGGGGAATGTGAGTTGCGTAGAGCACAAGAAGTGTGAATGGTTGCTTTAGTGTAAAAAAAgaggtttattaatatatctagaAATCTGTATTccatttatacatatgtatctcTGTTAAACCGTAATAATcctcttttttaaatgtttgttttcataacagaatcaaaatcaaaatattatttattcaagtaaataaaGCAAATTTGATTCGTgttacattaaatgtaaagctatggCTTCGGGTTGCAAACATTTAACAATGATAATCTAAACAGATCAACTAGTActcgagtccgactcgcactttgTACTTTATCATAGCATAATATTCCTAGTGCTGTATTTGAATAtttggttaatttttattattatttttatttatagcgcCAGAAGTGCTGCATCGGGAACCATACGGTCACGCCGTGGATTGGTGGTCTCTCGGTGTAATCGCCTGCCGCATGCTGACTGGagaggtttatttttattttatttgaaacgatTGCCAGTAgctaattttaatatcgactccaatccataaataaatatacttccattacaaatatataaatataagttactgATGATTGTAGACGTTAAGAGTAGAGTTATTCTAACTTAGAATACAACTTAAATGGGTCATGGTATGAAATCACGACAAAttcaagtttaataaataaaacacttgtTTTATAATAGTCATGTCTAGGGTGGATTTATCAGAAGACTGAGTaggcttaaaaaaataagtaaggcAGCCATTCCCTTGTCAATGTCACTTTataacatttcacgatcgtattCTGCGGTGAGGTTGTGAGTTGTTCTACATAATAGCTGTACATGTATTCACTGGGTGGTTTTTTGTTTCCTTTGCATAATATTGGAATTTTACTATATTAGCAATAATGACTAGATGTTCTAAAGCTACTGAAATAtcccaaaaaaaatatctgaatttTTCCCTTATAAGCGTTTATGCCGAATTTGGTGTTTTACATGTACATAAACGTGCAGTTTGCCTTCTTTAGGAtgtattggtaaaaaaatatatttctatattatttttgagaaaaCAAGGAATAAAAACTAACTTCATGTTATTTCTACAAAACTACATCattaactaaacaaatactTGTGCAAATATAAGGTTTAAGTCTTTGTGGGCgggaaagaaaatatttttggtttgaATAACGATTAATGCACATACAGTTCAACTTACTCCTGTTATGGTTAAAATTCTCCTCATGCTATATATTAAACTAGAGGCTGATCTCGACTTTAtccctatttatattttaactaacgaGCAATTTCTGGGCTTCTCTTAGCAGACCAACTAGGAACCATCTAGGCGATCCCATGAGTTGAATATTCCATAACAAGGCAGTTTGACTAGAAACACGCACACACCTGATTTTTATGTCTCAAAATTAACAATGAGTTCCGGGGGAGAACATGCTAGCTTTTATCGAGAAAATCATCTTTTAAGGGTGTGAAAAGGGGGGTGGAAGTTTGTATGGGGAGTCAATCAatgggggtaaaacggggtaAAATggggtttgtgtgctataaagttttataaattttaaactatttataaaaatgtttataatgatattgataattgattttgattagACCCCCAAAACGTATACCCTTGCTGGGGAACCATATTCGACTCTAGTATAAAATTTTGCAGAATGTCACATTACTGCAATCTTTGAAAATAGTAGGTATTTTACTGGtctttttatatcaaatcaaatgaaatcaaaatatactttattcatgtaggcttttacaagcacttttgaatcgtcatttaacaaactatttaaagtaaagctaccaccggttcggaatgtagattctacctagaagaaccgacaagaaacttagtagttactctttttcaacatataaaaatacagtcatgttagctaaatacaattatatatgtatgttatgtatacatatatatactagctaTCTGTACCAGCTTCACTGATTAAAATCTTgatcttaatataaatgaaaatattccaaCGAAAAATGTAGCTGCTTACTtctgacaataataattttattggcaattaagtaaaaaataattaagtaagtatttaataaattaagtactattctgtaaatattattagaaaaattaaaacgattttattattactttgatttcttattattttgttcaaagACTAGTATCTCATATGTCTCAAATGGGTTTTAAATGTTATgggtaaaatgaaatatttattataaaaaacgtatttattattacttatagtaCAGTGATTTCGAtaatttacttgaaaataattacaacgtAGGTAATTTTTCGTTTCCACTATTTAAATAAGTCTCTAGTACTAATGAATAGTCAGATATACACGCGGACGTGATGACCAGGCCAAGGGCCACACGTCGCGCGAGGATGCTGATCACAAACGCACTGCGCTGCGCGGGCGGAGGGCGCGTGTCGAGGGCGCAAGTCGACACACGCCTACCGCCTAAGAACTTAATATAACTTATCTAAGGCTTAGGAGCGTTCTCCTTTGATTTTTCGCCGCTCTCTTCCGAAGAGTCCTTCTCTGCACTTTCATTCTTTTCTGAGCTCTCGCCGCTTTCTTCAGAACTGTTCTTTCCTTTTGCTGGAGCGTCGTTCATGATTGTTTCTTCTGATTTAACCTCAGGTTTGGCCACATCTTTCACAGCATCGATGGGTTGCGCAAGAGGGACGACCTCCTTGTCTTCTTTGTCCTTTGGTATTTCAATAGATTTTACATCTTTAGCAGCGTCAGTTGACTGTTCAACTTTAGGAGATTCGGGCTCATTTTCTTTAAGAGCTTGAACATCTTCGGTAGGTTTTGCAGATTTAGCATCCACTTGTACTTCAGCAGGCTTTACTTCATCTTTGATAGCCTCGGCAACAGTTTTAGCTTCGGCTTGTGGCTTTTCCGACTCCTTCTTTTCTTCAACTGCGTCACGAATTACACGGGTAGAGTCATCTGATACAGCGGCGGTTTTAGCGGCAGCAGATGTATCTGAAACTGTTGCAATTTCAGCTGGCTTTTCTTCTGACTTTGATTCTACCGATAACTTCTTCTCGCTAACTTCAACAGCACTCGACTCAGGGGCAGCCGCCTTAACTTGCTTGTCTTCAGGGTTAGCGTTCTTACCAGAAACAATCGGTTGCGGGTCAGAACTAGGACTGATAGCAGCAGGGTCAACCACATCATCAGCTATTGCAGCAGGGTTTTTTACTGCGTTGACTACGTCAATGACTACATCAGGAATAGCTGATTTCGCCAATGGTGCAGTGATCTCTTCAACCTTGGCTTGGCTTTCTTCCTGTTTAGACTCTTCTACAGCTGCTGTCTTTGTTTCGGGTTGTGCACTTTTTTCCTCAGGTTTAGGTTCCACTGCTTGGCTTATTTCCGGTTTTAGTTCAGGTTCAGTACTAACTGGAACTGATTCCTTAATTTCGGGAATAATTTCTTTCTTGACTTCGGGAACAGCCTCAACCTTGGCTTCGGGTTGTACCTCAGGGGTAGCATCTATGGGCTTATCTGCGCTTTTAGCTTCAGGTTCTACTGGTTTTTCAGCGGCTTTAATTTCTGGTGCAGGTGCAACGTCAGCCTTTTTTTCTTCCACGGGGATAGGTTCTTTTTCGCTTTCAGGCTTGATGACATCTTCAGATTTGACTGCAGGGACTGATGGAGGTGCTACGGGCACATCTTGTTTCTCCTCAGCGACCGGCATCGCCAAGCTCACAGCCGCAAAGGCCATGCAAAGTAGTAAGACCTTCATCCTGAAAAGacaaattatgtaattagtGGTTTGACGAAATAATGATCGCGAGATTGCGTAGAATTCAAATGCACGTCTGCAAGTCGTGAGTGCGGTAAGGCCAATGTTACGCGCCGCCGGCCGGCACCAACGTCCAAAGCAATTTTCCTATTAAGGTTGAATCATCTAAGGGCCCGATACGCTGGGGACGGCTGCCTATCTTCtagtcatattaaattaaagctaaTATGAATAAGTAGGATGTAAACTATTTGTGAAAGTGGGCTATGGAATATCACTTTTAACTTTTGACAAtttccaaataatattaaagggataacaaaaatagatattttatttaaaaaaaattgacataagGATTGCGTTATCGATGGATGTAATAACTATAAGAGGTTGTTGGTCCGCGTTCTATTTATACCCTAGCTAGTTAAAGGGAAGACAAAGACATTAACTCGACATCCTAGGTCCTGTTGGAATGCGGTTTGGCGCCGCTCTACAAATAGAATACAACTTCGAACGgggtagttattttaaaaacaaacttgttTTGCTCTGGAATTACAGCAGCGTTACAATAATTAACAAGTGTAATAATCCCGTGTTCACAGTGCTGTTCATCGGCTTTacataataactatatattacgAGACGCTACCATGTATTAAAGTcgtatatttttgtacttaataACTGATTTACTCTTAGGTGCCcttgatattttaatgatacttTTGCACTATTTATTTGAAGTAATAGCATATTGAGATAATCTCTCGCCTCGTCCCAAAAATATGGCAAAAACTTGTATCAAATTGGCCAATTGTGTTAGGTACGATATATTAATATGCCATAAAATCCTATTGTTACTTTTTCTGCGAAATGAATGAAGTAAGTTGGCACATGATGGACACTTCCTACTGCGTGCTGTTGGCAGGATGCTACACGCGCGTCAGTAATATGGATGATCCGGCGAGACCATCACACATTATCTGAATTTTAATCGACTGATTGAATGGAATCGGCAACTAAAATGCAGAGATGCTATCGCACGTATGATTCACTCTATCAACGATAACTTTTAAACAGATTTATAAGTGAACTTTTATTTCTTggaacagataaaatattattcatgttaaaaaaagttattttttataattattatgaatttaatattcaatatgtaaacatgtgtaaaaaaacatataacataatacatagtatcctagatgtatttttttttttatttcaatcgatCGCTGCCttcttatttgttattttacgtaTCACGGCATTctgtatttttagttttattaaagaaaaatatgtaaaataaaagaaaatcgcTGAGTTCTTCTCCTTTCTTGTATGTATAAGAATCTTTTGAAAAACGAATATCAATTATTCATGCTTCAAGGTTGTATaccttttttattcattatagctaaataactaaaaaaaacactGGCCACATAACAACATTGCATCGGCtgcacttaaaaataataagattaaaaaataagacaCATCAACACAGCGAACAGGTTCCAACATCCGTCGAGGGCATTGGCACCATCGATcgtaattaatacataatcatagactttattgttttcttttttagttattaaaattctgtagtctataaaaaaataataactaatgatTGATCTACAATCTTATGTATGTGTATCTTTGGAACTTTTctattttacttctttttttttttactggttaactaataattaaatcgaTGAAAAACCAACCAGTGGTTTTCTTGTGATGCTCGAACCAGTCTgccaattatattaaaaacatattctcCACGAAACCTCAAATTATATATCACAAAACCCTTGCTGTAGTCATACTATAATTATGTCTAGATTACGAATCACTATGTCCTTTTTTGCGTATacgtaactattaataataatatagtatattattttatatcgatacaaaaaaaaattataagcaataaaTTGATCGTCAAAATATCAAGCGCGTCTTGCATGACTGCGTTTCATTTGTGTTCGTTTTTAACGTAACTGGTATGATTTATGTGATTGTTAGTTAGTTATTTTCTGGAAGGATA is a window encoding:
- the LOC125068483 gene encoding protein bangles and beads, with the protein product MKVLLLCMAFAAVSLAMPVAEEKQDVPVAPPSVPAVKSEDVIKPESEKEPIPVEEKKADVAPAPEIKAAEKPVEPEAKSADKPIDATPEVQPEAKVEAVPEVKKEIIPEIKESVPVSTEPELKPEISQAVEPKPEEKSAQPETKTAAVEESKQEESQAKVEEITAPLAKSAIPDVVIDVVNAVKNPAAIADDVVDPAAISPSSDPQPIVSGKNANPEDKQVKAAAPESSAVEVSEKKLSVESKSEEKPAEIATVSDTSAAAKTAAVSDDSTRVIRDAVEEKKESEKPQAEAKTVAEAIKDEVKPAEVQVDAKSAKPTEDVQALKENEPESPKVEQSTDAAKDVKSIEIPKDKEDKEVVPLAQPIDAVKDVAKPEVKSEETIMNDAPAKGKNSSEESGESSEKNESAEKDSSEESGEKSKENAPKP
- the LOC125068484 gene encoding autophagy-related protein 101, which translates into the protein MNARSIEFEMSMEGRQVDEVVASIFHTVLFHRSSGKFTYNNEESYSIRTVSYVDVDCDFIDFTYVCCESEALGRLVRREVSDFSELLRGADGSSPPRGSISLEFFQKRRARWPFQPECVPWEVWTVCCELTESRNEQDMHAKHESVVEMLQDKIVFITEIINRHEYVPKMPSRSDADLIFDTTYADIQPYLFKIHYNLSGAPPTSVGNTVRKLIRDTLSL